Genomic window (Jeotgalibacillus haloalkalitolerans):
GTTACTGCCATTCAGCTTGAAAAGAGCATGGAGGCGCTTCTAAGTGAAACAAATGCTTCATAACGTGTATCAGAGAGGGGGAAGCAGGTGAGAAGAGCACTTATGATCCTGATATGTATGGTACTTGGAGCTGGCGTTTATTACAGTGCAGAGCGGTGGATCGTGAAGAGGGCGCCGGAAGAGGTATCTGTTGAAATGTCCAAAATTGAAAAAGCACAGCAGATGATTCAGGACAGTTATGTTGAAAAGGTGGATGAAAATCTGCTGCTTGACGGTGCGTTAAAAGGAATGGTCGCAGCGCTTGGGGATCCATATTCAGTCTATATGGATGAACAGACCTCAAAGCAGTTCCACGATTCGCTTGATTCATCATTCAGCGGAATTGGTGCAGAAATTACGCAGCAGGAAGGTGAGTTCATCATTGTTGCGCCGCTCAAAGGATCGCCGGCTGAAAAAGCAGGGTTAAAGCCGAATGATGTGATCACGCTTGTAGACAATGAAGAAATTGACGGACTGACAATTTATGATCTGACATCAAAAATCAGAGGCCCTAAAGGCAGCCGCGTGCAGCTTGGTATTAAAAGAGGAGAGGCTGAAAAATCCTTAACCATTAATGTGGTGCGTGATGATATTCCTGTTGAAACGGTTTCCCATCAGCTTTATGAACGTGACGGGGCAAAGGCCGGATACATAGAAATTAAAACGTTCGGTGAGGGGACCGGTAAAGATGTGAAAGCAGCACTTGATGATCTTGAAAAAGAAGACCTGTCCGGATTAATCATTGATGTAAGAGGCAATCCGGGGGGATTACTGTCAAGTGTTGAGGAAGTGCTGGGCAATTTCTTAACAGATAAAAAACCATTTATGTATGTGGAAGAACGCTCAGGAAAACGGGAAGCACTAACCTCGGGATCTAAAGACAAAAAAGAATATCCGATTGTCGTGCTGATTAATGAAGGCAGTGCATCTGCTTCAGAAATTCTTGCAGCTGCGATGTATGAGGTTGAAGGCTATACACTGATTGGTACAAAGTCATTTGGAAAAGGAACCGTTCAGCAGTCACTTGAACTCGGTGACGGCAGCCAGATGAAGCTGACGGTATCAAAGTGGCTGACCCCTGATAAACGCTGGATTCACCGTAAGGGTATTCAGCCAACTTTAGAAGTCGTCCAGCCGGAGATTTTCGAATTATCTCCTGTTCAGTCTTCTATTGTGCTGAAAAAAGGCATGAATGATGAAAGGGTCGCTTCCCTTCAAAGGCTGTTAGATGGTCTCGGATATGAAGTTGACCGGACAGATGGCTACTTCAGTGCACAGACTGAAAAAGCCATTACTGAATTCCAGAAAAAATCCCGCCTGAAAGAAACAGGTGAAGTCAATACTTCTACACTGAAAAAGCTTGAATCGACGCTGGAGCTATACAAAAAGAATCCAAATCATGATCATCAGCTGCAATCAGCAATCGAGTTTATTGCACGCCATTAAACATTTCGCCCGGGGACGGCATAAATACGCTGTCCCCGGGCGAAATTCCTATACTGTGATTCCCTCAGGTCTGATACAATAAATACAAGAATTTGTTATCGACCGGGGGGATCGTATGTTCAATGAATGGTTAAGTGAATTGCCGGGTGCGCTTTTAGGACTGTTAAATCCGGTGCTGCTGATCGGAATCATCGCAGCAATTGTTGCAGGAACTGTAAGATTGAAAAGGGAACGCCGTGATGTCAGAACAGCGGTCAAGCCGTGGTACATAGAATTGCTCAGTTTTTTCGGCGTTTCTTTAGCATTTGGACTTGTGTTGTCAGCAGTGATCAGCGGAGCGGGAATCGTTGTTGATCTCTTCTGGATTTATGCAGTCAGTCTGGCCATGATTCTATTTACAATCATTGGTCAGTTCAGGCTTTTATCTGCAGGCTTTATGTTTCCGCTTGTATTTGTTGCGATTATCGGGCTTGACTACTTTAACGTGACACTACCGGAGCTTGTTCCGGCACTGCCTGATGCTTTTATCGCTGCAGGCATTGTAATGGGATTATTGCTGATTGCTGAAGGGCTGATGATTCAGCTGAATGCTGTCAAACAGACTTCACCAAGGGTAATCAGAACGCCGCGCGGCATGAAGGCAGGCGCATTTTTCACTAAAAGAATCTGGCTGGTACCACTGCTCATCCCGGTTCCAACAGGATTGATTAATGAAGCCGGCTGGTGGCCGCTCATTGGTGCAGGGGATACATTTTCACTTTTCATCTTCCCGGCTGTACTCGGCTATCAGTTAACGGTCGTACATGACCTGCCGAAAAATATTTTAAAATCAAACGGCGCACAGGTTGTGTGGCTTGGCTTCTTATCAGCTGTCATTGCAGCAGGTACACTCTGGGCACCATATCTGATCTTTGTGTCATTCGGAATTGCTTTTGCAGGACGATTATTCATTCTGCTCAAAACACGTGCCGTTTGCAGAAAATCCGGTTATCACTTCCTGAACGGAGATAAAGGCGTCATGATCATTGATGTGCTCCCGGGCACTCCGGCTGCAAAAATGGGACTGATGCGCGGAGAAATGGTTCATAAAGTAAACGGCCTGGTTGTCAGAAACGAACGTGAATTTTATGAAGCGATTCAGAAGAGCCGTGCCCATTGTAAGCTTGAAGTGTTCAACCATGCCGGAGAAGTGCGCTACACGCAGGCAGCTTTGTATGAAGGACAGCATCATCAGCTTGGATGTATTTTAATTGAAGACCGCAAACGTGAAACAGCCTGAGAGATCGGGCTGTTTTTTTTGACTGGCGTTCGGTGGGGCGGGCATGGCTGGGCTGGGTGGTTGAATAAATTAAAAGGTGATTGAATGAACAGGATTGGTGATGGATAAAAGTTGAAAGGTGTAAGAATCAACTTCATGTAAAGCGGCTCAGGCTGAATTAACCATGGAGCTGATTGATAAAAGTAAAAGGTGATAGATTAACGCCAATAGATGAGTGAATAAAATAAATTCCTCCCCGGACCAATCATTCAGCAAAAATTTCACATACAATGTATTGTACTTTACACACTGTGAATGCTACTATTAGCTAAAAATAACGGGGTGAGCTCATGGGGATTCATCATTATTTCAAAAGTCTATCTGATATGGAAAAGCTTTATCGTTGTCCCGGCAAGTTTAAATATAACGAACATACAGTGGCAGCCCATTCATTTAAAGTGACGAAAATTGCGCAGTTTCTCGGCACGGTTGAGGAGCATCACGGGAAGACCGTGAACTGGAAGAATCTTTATGAAAAAGCATTGAATCATGACTATCCTGAAATTTTTACAGGTGATATTAAAACACCTGTAAAGTATGCCTCTTCTGAATTAAACCGACTGTTCAGTGAGGTGGAAGAGGAGATGGCACACCGATTTGTGCAGGCGGAATTTCCTGAAGAGTACCAGTCGATTTATCTTGCGCGTTTTAAAGAAGGGAAGGATCGCACACTTGAAGGCAATATCCTGTCTGTTGCGGATAAAATTGATCTGCTGTACGAATCGTTCGGCGAAATTCAAAAAGGAAATCCTGAGCCGATCTTCCTTGAAATCTATCAGGAAGCATTATCCACGATTCTTAAATTCAGTGAGATGAAAAGCGTTGAATTCTTTTTAGAGGAAGTATTGCCTGATATGCTGGCTGAAAAGTTTATTCCTCATTCAGAACTGAGCAAAATCACACAAAATCTTATTGCAGCATCAAAATGAGTTCAGTATGATGGAATCGTGAGGTGATGAAATGGGCACAAAAATTCTGATGGCCATGTTTCTTCCAGCATTATTAGTTGTTTTATTTACCCGTATCACTTACAGCCGCACGATCGCAATGCTGCTGACGATCGCACTGATTGCCGGCTCATCTTATAAAGGATACACAGGAAGCTGGTACGTTATCATCGTTGACGCCGCCTCCCTGACACTTGGCCTCTGGTACGCCAACCGTTATATGAAAAAGTACACAGATAAACAGCGCGGAATCGCTTAGATTCCGCGCTGTTTTTTAATGCGGGATCCGGCTGAGCTGTTACCGTTCCAGCCCGGGCTGCAAAATCCGACTTAGGCTTGTAGCGATTTCTGCCCGAGATGTAGCAATTTGTTTTCAGCTTGTAGCGATACACCCGGGATTTTGTAGCAATCCACCCGTCAGTGTGTAGCAATCGCACACTTTTGTTGTCGTATTCACATGCCACAGTTGTTATGCCACACCCTCCTGATGCCTTTAAGAAACTAAAAGCTAAGCGCATGCAGGACATGGTGCAGTGGT
Coding sequences:
- a CDS encoding S41 family peptidase, producing the protein MRRALMILICMVLGAGVYYSAERWIVKRAPEEVSVEMSKIEKAQQMIQDSYVEKVDENLLLDGALKGMVAALGDPYSVYMDEQTSKQFHDSLDSSFSGIGAEITQQEGEFIIVAPLKGSPAEKAGLKPNDVITLVDNEEIDGLTIYDLTSKIRGPKGSRVQLGIKRGEAEKSLTINVVRDDIPVETVSHQLYERDGAKAGYIEIKTFGEGTGKDVKAALDDLEKEDLSGLIIDVRGNPGGLLSSVEEVLGNFLTDKKPFMYVEERSGKREALTSGSKDKKEYPIVVLINEGSASASEILAAAMYEVEGYTLIGTKSFGKGTVQQSLELGDGSQMKLTVSKWLTPDKRWIHRKGIQPTLEVVQPEIFELSPVQSSIVLKKGMNDERVASLQRLLDGLGYEVDRTDGYFSAQTEKAITEFQKKSRLKETGEVNTSTLKKLESTLELYKKNPNHDHQLQSAIEFIARH
- a CDS encoding PDZ domain-containing protein, with translation MFNEWLSELPGALLGLLNPVLLIGIIAAIVAGTVRLKRERRDVRTAVKPWYIELLSFFGVSLAFGLVLSAVISGAGIVVDLFWIYAVSLAMILFTIIGQFRLLSAGFMFPLVFVAIIGLDYFNVTLPELVPALPDAFIAAGIVMGLLLIAEGLMIQLNAVKQTSPRVIRTPRGMKAGAFFTKRIWLVPLLIPVPTGLINEAGWWPLIGAGDTFSLFIFPAVLGYQLTVVHDLPKNILKSNGAQVVWLGFLSAVIAAGTLWAPYLIFVSFGIAFAGRLFILLKTRAVCRKSGYHFLNGDKGVMIIDVLPGTPAAKMGLMRGEMVHKVNGLVVRNEREFYEAIQKSRAHCKLEVFNHAGEVRYTQAALYEGQHHQLGCILIEDRKRETA
- a CDS encoding HD domain-containing protein → MGIHHYFKSLSDMEKLYRCPGKFKYNEHTVAAHSFKVTKIAQFLGTVEEHHGKTVNWKNLYEKALNHDYPEIFTGDIKTPVKYASSELNRLFSEVEEEMAHRFVQAEFPEEYQSIYLARFKEGKDRTLEGNILSVADKIDLLYESFGEIQKGNPEPIFLEIYQEALSTILKFSEMKSVEFFLEEVLPDMLAEKFIPHSELSKITQNLIAASK
- a CDS encoding CsbA family protein — encoded protein: MGTKILMAMFLPALLVVLFTRITYSRTIAMLLTIALIAGSSYKGYTGSWYVIIVDAASLTLGLWYANRYMKKYTDKQRGIA